The following coding sequences lie in one Takifugu rubripes chromosome 8, fTakRub1.2, whole genome shotgun sequence genomic window:
- the retreg2 gene encoding reticulophagy regulator 2 isoform X1 encodes MASGEEARRRPSVTSSSVGLEALFPAGTSEQPCADVNPELVRLRERLQVWLSQYEPLLLLGQRLLVWERPLYSISVALTLHTLFWLMSSTSLRPLFLLSVSLLGLMLLERWKPNLPIITVRPTEPHLLQSETMSMEQRLLSIPELSHHLAESYLTCCLYLQEMLQYKRQNQGKFCAMMCSGCFVLAAVGHYVPGIMISYIIVLSVLLWPLVVYHELIQRMYTGLEPILMKLDYSMKGDTAHRKHDKWKVKRESEEGDEPRAETESESEEELSCFAPTVDVKTTALAMAITDSELSDEEASILESGGFSVSRATTPQLTDLSEDLDQQSLHSEPEESYLRDLPEFPSVEDFPSIDPNLLHFPLRSSSQGIGPQAGAQSAEEPLSPASLLIQHLASPLHFVNTHFNGHRRPASSEEGAVPVGAGLLEEKEKQSVMVQGAQRSLEALSEEIVSTAISTVVQNTLSALLRSSEASEDTLAEFLPTGIPPSPLETSTQPTEPVASTSAGELEDNEDLNETREKECGAGEVMPDDTLVATEEEDFELLDQSELEMVDEALDLSSVREGVEGAPHTSQHQS; translated from the exons ATGGCGAGCGGAGAGGAGGCCAGAAGACGCCCCTCGGTTACCTCGTCTTCAGTAGGCCTGGAGGCTCTGTTTCCCGCTGGGACATCGGAACAGCCTTGCGCGGACGTAAACCCGGAGCTTGTCCGCCTGCGTGAGCGGCTTCAGGTTTGGCTATCGCAGTATGAGCCCCTGCTGCTGTTGGGGCAGAGGCTGCTGGTCTGGGAGAGGCCGTTGTACAGCATCTCTGTCGCCCTGACTCTTCACACTTTGTTCTG GCTGATGTCTTCCACCTCCCTGCGACCTCTCTTCCTGTTGAGTGTGTCCCTGCTGGGGCTTATGCTGCTGGAGAGATGGAAACCGAATTTGCCCATAATTACAG TTCGACCCACAGAACCTCACCTGCTGCAAAG TGAAACAATGAGCATGGAGCAACGTCTGCTCAGTATTCCGGAGCTCAGCCACCATCTCGCTGAGAGCTACCTGACTTGCTGCCTCTACCTGCAGGAGATGCTGCAGTACAAACGACAGAACCAGGGCAAG ttctGTGCAATGATGTGCAGTGGCTGCTTTGTACTTGCTGCGGTTGGACATTATGTACCAGGAATTATGATTTCCTATATCATAG TTTTGAGTGTACTGTTGTGGCCACTGGTGGTTTACCATGAACTTATCCAGAGGATGTACACGGGCCTGGAGCCGATCCTGATGAAACTGGACTACAGCATGAAGGGAGATACTGCGCACCGCAAGCACGACAAGTGGA AGGTGAAGAGGGAATCGGAAGAGGGGGATGAACCAAGAGCTGaaacagagagtgagagtgaaGAGGAGCTGTCCTGCTTTGCTCCAACC GTGGATGTGAAGACCACAGCTCTGGCCATGGCCATCACAGACTCAGAGTTGTCGGATGAGGAGGCATCAATCTTGGAGAGCGGAGGATTTTCTGTCTCGAGAGCGACCACTCCTCAGCTCACCGACCTGTCTGAGG ATCTAGACCAGCAGAGCTTACACAGTGAGCCAGAGGAATCCTACTTGCGGGATCTCCCCGAATTTCCTTCAGTTGAGGATTTCCCATCCATTGACCCCAACCTGCTCCACTTCCCGCTTCGAAGCTCCAGCCAGGGCATCGGACCACAAGCTGGTGCTCAGTCTGCCGAGGAGCCATTGAGCCCAGCCAGCCTGCTTATCCAGCACCTAGCATCACCCCTCCACTTTGTAAACACGCACTTCAATGGACACAGACGGCCAGCGAGCAGCGAGGAGGGCGCCGTGCCTGTGGGGGCAGggctgctggaggaaaaggagaagcagTCCGTAATGGTGCAGGGTGCACAGCGATCCCTGGAGGCCCTGAGTGAAGAGATAGTCAGCACAGCAATCTCTACCGTGGTGCAGAATACCTTGTCAGCCTTGCTGCGCTCCAGTGAGGCCAGTGAGGATACACTAGCTGAGTTCCTGCCCACCGGAATCCCACCAAGCCCTCTCGAAACCTCCACCCAACCCACCGAGCCCGTTGCCAGCACTTCagctggagagctggaggaTAATGAGGACCTGAATGAGACACGGGAGAAAGAATGTGGTGCCGGCGAGGTGATGCCCGATGACACTTTGGTTGCCACTGAGGAAGAGGACTTTGAGCTTCTGGACCAAAGCGAATTAGAGATGGTAGATGAGGCGCTGGACCTCAGTTCAGTCAGAGAGGGGGTGGAAGGAGCTCCGCATACATCTCAGCATCAATCgtag
- the retreg2 gene encoding reticulophagy regulator 2 isoform X2, producing MASGEEARRRPSVTSSSVGLEALFPAGTSEQPCADVNPELVRLRERLQVWLSQYEPLLLLGQRLLVWERPLYSISVALTLHTLFWLMSSTSLRPLFLLSVSLLGLMLLERWKPNLPIITVRPTEPHLLQSETMSMEQRLLSIPELSHHLAESYLTCCLYLQEMLQYKRQNQGKFCAMMCSGCFVLAAVGHYVPGIMISYIIVLSVLLWPLVVYHELIQRMYTGLEPILMKLDYSMKGDTAHRKHDKWKVKRESEEGDEPRAETESESEEELSCFAPTVDVKTTALAMAITDSELSDEEASILESGGFSVSRATTPQLTDLSEDQQSLHSEPEESYLRDLPEFPSVEDFPSIDPNLLHFPLRSSSQGIGPQAGAQSAEEPLSPASLLIQHLASPLHFVNTHFNGHRRPASSEEGAVPVGAGLLEEKEKQSVMVQGAQRSLEALSEEIVSTAISTVVQNTLSALLRSSEASEDTLAEFLPTGIPPSPLETSTQPTEPVASTSAGELEDNEDLNETREKECGAGEVMPDDTLVATEEEDFELLDQSELEMVDEALDLSSVREGVEGAPHTSQHQS from the exons ATGGCGAGCGGAGAGGAGGCCAGAAGACGCCCCTCGGTTACCTCGTCTTCAGTAGGCCTGGAGGCTCTGTTTCCCGCTGGGACATCGGAACAGCCTTGCGCGGACGTAAACCCGGAGCTTGTCCGCCTGCGTGAGCGGCTTCAGGTTTGGCTATCGCAGTATGAGCCCCTGCTGCTGTTGGGGCAGAGGCTGCTGGTCTGGGAGAGGCCGTTGTACAGCATCTCTGTCGCCCTGACTCTTCACACTTTGTTCTG GCTGATGTCTTCCACCTCCCTGCGACCTCTCTTCCTGTTGAGTGTGTCCCTGCTGGGGCTTATGCTGCTGGAGAGATGGAAACCGAATTTGCCCATAATTACAG TTCGACCCACAGAACCTCACCTGCTGCAAAG TGAAACAATGAGCATGGAGCAACGTCTGCTCAGTATTCCGGAGCTCAGCCACCATCTCGCTGAGAGCTACCTGACTTGCTGCCTCTACCTGCAGGAGATGCTGCAGTACAAACGACAGAACCAGGGCAAG ttctGTGCAATGATGTGCAGTGGCTGCTTTGTACTTGCTGCGGTTGGACATTATGTACCAGGAATTATGATTTCCTATATCATAG TTTTGAGTGTACTGTTGTGGCCACTGGTGGTTTACCATGAACTTATCCAGAGGATGTACACGGGCCTGGAGCCGATCCTGATGAAACTGGACTACAGCATGAAGGGAGATACTGCGCACCGCAAGCACGACAAGTGGA AGGTGAAGAGGGAATCGGAAGAGGGGGATGAACCAAGAGCTGaaacagagagtgagagtgaaGAGGAGCTGTCCTGCTTTGCTCCAACC GTGGATGTGAAGACCACAGCTCTGGCCATGGCCATCACAGACTCAGAGTTGTCGGATGAGGAGGCATCAATCTTGGAGAGCGGAGGATTTTCTGTCTCGAGAGCGACCACTCCTCAGCTCACCGACCTGTCTGAGG ACCAGCAGAGCTTACACAGTGAGCCAGAGGAATCCTACTTGCGGGATCTCCCCGAATTTCCTTCAGTTGAGGATTTCCCATCCATTGACCCCAACCTGCTCCACTTCCCGCTTCGAAGCTCCAGCCAGGGCATCGGACCACAAGCTGGTGCTCAGTCTGCCGAGGAGCCATTGAGCCCAGCCAGCCTGCTTATCCAGCACCTAGCATCACCCCTCCACTTTGTAAACACGCACTTCAATGGACACAGACGGCCAGCGAGCAGCGAGGAGGGCGCCGTGCCTGTGGGGGCAGggctgctggaggaaaaggagaagcagTCCGTAATGGTGCAGGGTGCACAGCGATCCCTGGAGGCCCTGAGTGAAGAGATAGTCAGCACAGCAATCTCTACCGTGGTGCAGAATACCTTGTCAGCCTTGCTGCGCTCCAGTGAGGCCAGTGAGGATACACTAGCTGAGTTCCTGCCCACCGGAATCCCACCAAGCCCTCTCGAAACCTCCACCCAACCCACCGAGCCCGTTGCCAGCACTTCagctggagagctggaggaTAATGAGGACCTGAATGAGACACGGGAGAAAGAATGTGGTGCCGGCGAGGTGATGCCCGATGACACTTTGGTTGCCACTGAGGAAGAGGACTTTGAGCTTCTGGACCAAAGCGAATTAGAGATGGTAGATGAGGCGCTGGACCTCAGTTCAGTCAGAGAGGGGGTGGAAGGAGCTCCGCATACATCTCAGCATCAATCgtag